A part of Kryptolebias marmoratus isolate JLee-2015 linkage group LG8, ASM164957v2, whole genome shotgun sequence genomic DNA contains:
- the csrp1a gene encoding cysteine and glycine-rich protein 1a encodes MPLGGGNKCGRCSKTVYFAEEVLCDGQSFHKSCFLCMVCRKGLDSTIVAAHMDEVYCKACYGKKYGPKGYGYGQGAGVLSMDKGEALGIAHKTPGPHQPTTNTNPSKMAQKFGASDKCPRCGKAVYAAEKVIGAGNSWHKVGCFTCATCGKSLESTTLADKDGEIYCKACYGKNFGPKGFGYGLGAGALAHTQ; translated from the exons ATGCCTTTAGGAGGAGGAAACAAATGTGGCCGCTGTTCCAAGACGGTTTACTTTGCAGAGGAAGTCCTGTGTGATGGACAGAGCTTCCACAAGTCCTGTTTCCTGTGCA TGGTGTGTAGGAAAGGCTTAGACAGCACAATCGTTGCTGCTCATATGGACGAAGTCTACTGCAAGGCGTGCTATGGCAAGAAGTACGGGCCAAAAGGCTACGGCTACGGTCAGGGAGCGGGGGTCCTCAGCATGGACAAAGGCGAGGCCCTGGGTATCGCACACAAAAC GCCTGGCCCTCATCAACCCACCACCAACACAAACCCTTCCAAGATGGCTCAGAAATTTGGAGCCTCAGACAAGTGCCCTCGCTGTGGCAAGGCTGTGTACGCCGCTGAGAAAGTGATCGGAGCTGGCAAT TCCTGGCACAAAGTGGGATGTTTCACTTGCGCCACATGTGGGAAAAGTCTGGAGTCCACCACGTTGGCTGACAAGGACGGAGAAATCTACTGCAAAG CCTGTTACGGGAAAAACTTTGGTCCCAAAGGATTTGGATACGGACTTGGAGCTGGAGCGTTGGCACACACCCAGTGA
- the phlda3 gene encoding pleckstrin homology-like domain family A member 3 yields the protein MSLKVIRDGLLEKRSGGLLQLWKKKRCVLTEEGVRLHNCKSAAAGGGGGGGDAPSSAWSSKAKELPFERMETVDCVEYKRGLVYFTVVMASGQEIDFRCPQDCTLWNAEIALALVRFKNHQAMQASRKRHLHTAHLGSTGEDEEL from the coding sequence ATGTCCCTGAAAGTGATCCGAGACGGGCTGCTGGAGAAGCGCAGCGGCGGACTCCTCCAGCTGTGGAAGAAGAAGCGCTGCGTGCTCACCGAGGAGGGAGTGCGCCTCCACAACTGcaaatcagcagcagcaggaggaggaggaggtggaggtgatgCTCCGAGCTCCGCGTGGAGCTCCAAAGCCAAGGAGCTCCCCTTCGAGCGCATGGAGACGGTGGACTGCGTGGAGTACAAGCGCGGGCTCGTTTATTTCACCGTGGTCATGGCGAGCGGCCAGGAGATCGACTTCCGGTGTCCGCAGGACTGCACGCTGTGGAACGCGGAGATCGCGCTGGCCCTGGTGCGCTTCAAGAACCACCAGGCCATGCAGGCCAGCCGGAAGCGGCACCTGCACACGGCACATCTGGGCAGCACCGGGGAGGATGAGGAGCTCTAA